One Nitrospirota bacterium genomic window carries:
- a CDS encoding PAS domain S-box protein: MQDNFLKTLTLFLSAFTGLTLLILFITIYFFKKKKTLKQDEDIKEHSEVGFVVDTFHELVGKLKEKENELQRLKAFAEDKAVSIEAYNENILQSVPSGVISIDNDMRIKSINQSAERILGINAREVIDRNCIEVLSEPLVTLMKEGRTVSRDEYPYITGDKRHIWLGITASELKNAAGEKIGGIFVFTDLTDIKSLQAQVELKERLSQLGEMSAGISHELRNSMAVISGYAKLLGKKTEPANIPTVNAITEEIKSMDRIISELLAFAKPTVLSREEVDLNELIRETAESVLTGNDAVKFSINSEGPVSIKADMVLLRQALSNLFINAAEAMPGGGSIDADLRLIQNKIEIRIKDSGCGIPEEIRRKIFLPFYTTKQKGFGLGLALVQKIIVSHGGAIEAESKEGDGAVFTITLPLG, encoded by the coding sequence ATGCAGGATAATTTTCTGAAAACTCTGACACTGTTTTTGTCTGCCTTTACCGGGCTTACGCTCCTGATTCTTTTCATAACGATCTACTTTTTTAAAAAGAAAAAGACGCTTAAACAGGATGAAGATATTAAAGAACATTCGGAAGTCGGTTTTGTTGTGGATACGTTTCATGAGCTGGTCGGGAAACTGAAGGAAAAGGAAAACGAGCTTCAGAGGCTGAAGGCATTCGCGGAAGATAAGGCGGTCAGCATCGAGGCGTATAACGAGAATATCCTTCAAAGCGTCCCAAGCGGTGTGATCAGCATTGATAACGACATGAGGATTAAAAGTATAAATCAATCCGCTGAACGCATACTGGGAATAAACGCGAGAGAGGTGATCGACAGGAACTGCATCGAGGTATTGAGCGAACCGTTGGTTACTCTCATGAAAGAGGGCAGGACGGTTTCAAGAGATGAGTATCCATATATTACCGGCGATAAAAGACACATATGGCTCGGCATCACCGCGTCGGAATTAAAAAATGCCGCAGGGGAAAAGATCGGCGGCATCTTCGTCTTCACTGACCTGACGGACATAAAGTCGCTTCAGGCGCAGGTGGAATTAAAGGAAAGGCTCAGCCAGCTTGGAGAGATGTCGGCGGGGATCTCTCATGAATTAAGAAATTCGATGGCCGTGATCTCAGGCTATGCCAAACTGTTAGGCAAAAAAACAGAGCCGGCAAACATTCCCACAGTTAATGCGATTACTGAAGAGATAAAGAGCATGGACAGGATCATCTCCGAGCTACTTGCATTCGCGAAGCCTACGGTTTTAAGCAGGGAGGAAGTGGATTTAAATGAATTGATAAGAGAAACGGCTGAGTCTGTTTTGACCGGAAATGATGCGGTCAAGTTTTCAATAAATTCTGAAGGTCCTGTATCAATAAAAGCTGACATGGTGCTCCTGAGACAGGCGCTGTCAAACCTTTTTATCAACGCGGCTGAGGCCATGCCTGGAGGCGGCAGCATTGATGCAGACTTGAGACTGATACAAAATAAAATTGAGATAAGGATCAAAGATTCAGGCTGCGGCATTCCCGAGGAGATCAGGCGGAAGATATTCCTTCCATTTTATACTACAAAGCAGAAAGGTTTCGGCCTCGGGCTTGCGTTGGTGCAAAAGATCATTGTCTCCCACGGCGGCGCCATCGAAGCGGAAAGCAAAGAGGGCGATGGCGCTGTATTCACCATCACCCTTCCTCTTGGTTAG
- a CDS encoding YncE family protein, protein MKLKVFVVIILIFLLTVSLAVSGAFAAANVYVVNNLSNTVSVIDTAGKTVTATIKVGASPTGIAYNPTYKKAYVVNRGDNTVSVIDTVSHTVIGTIEVGTYPWYPALDPNIHNIDLNQWVKNFPVMFLYVTSPIGNGVNVLISTLDGILSMPGGLIQTDVAPGIGAFNVALDVANQKAYVVNCHNATLSILDLNDKKMIGSVDNLENTDSFVGVGIDTVLNKVYAVGDKIDVMPVIDTTAKKVVAKVKVGSTPYNVTVDSNRHKAYVANRGSNTVSVVNTMNDTVEATVKVGAEPISIALADGKAYVSNCSGNSISVIDTATNTVTDTIAVPGATPFRGMCPWGVAAF, encoded by the coding sequence ATGAAGCTCAAAGTTTTTGTCGTGATAATCTTAATTTTCTTATTAACAGTCAGCCTTGCTGTCAGCGGCGCTTTTGCCGCTGCGAATGTCTATGTAGTGAACAATTTAAGCAACACTGTTTCGGTGATTGACACCGCAGGCAAAACGGTCACAGCGACAATAAAAGTCGGCGCCTCACCTACAGGGATTGCTTACAATCCCACTTATAAAAAGGCTTACGTAGTCAACAGGGGAGACAACACGGTATCGGTAATTGACACCGTAAGTCACACGGTGATAGGCACGATAGAGGTCGGGACATATCCCTGGTACCCGGCCCTTGACCCGAACATACACAACATCGACCTTAACCAATGGGTAAAAAATTTCCCTGTCATGTTTCTCTATGTAACCAGCCCTATCGGCAACGGAGTCAATGTTCTGATCTCAACACTGGACGGGATCCTCAGCATGCCGGGCGGCTTAATTCAGACAGACGTGGCTCCGGGGATCGGGGCATTCAATGTAGCGCTGGATGTCGCTAATCAAAAGGCGTATGTCGTGAACTGTCACAACGCCACCCTCTCGATCCTTGACCTCAATGATAAAAAAATGATCGGGTCGGTAGATAATCTTGAAAACACCGACAGCTTCGTCGGGGTAGGAATTGATACCGTGCTAAACAAAGTTTACGCGGTAGGCGACAAGATCGACGTAATGCCTGTGATCGATACCACTGCCAAAAAGGTAGTAGCAAAAGTAAAAGTTGGCAGTACCCCGTATAACGTCACAGTGGATTCCAACAGGCACAAGGCTTATGTAGCCAACAGGGGAAGCAACACTGTATCAGTGGTCAACACAATGAATGATACTGTGGAGGCCACAGTGAAAGTCGGAGCGGAGCCGATATCCATAGCCCTTGCGGATGGCAAGGCATATGTTTCCAACTGCAGCGGCAACAGCATATCGGTCATTGATACCGCTACCAATACCGTAACTGATACAATCGCTGTTCCCGGAGCGACACCTTTCAGGGGAATGTGCCCGTGGGGCGTAGCGGCTTTTTAA
- a CDS encoding alkaline phosphatase, with amino-acid sequence MRKIKWSYINEDRTYRILRSSLHISLIIVFSLLMPGRADVYGGNAKYIILMISDGWGAKHIEATNTYTGTIPLYQGDPDWAKYWMSTFPVGGSYDSNQAWSNFNYVLTGLTDSSAAATALYTGFKTANGRVTVSSDGSTAFLSIGEVAKEYGMAVGAVSTVPVSHATPGTWVAHNDDRGNTFAIADEGLFGDPNTTGTVATDPKYGGGHGPTIPPVDVLIGAGSSGYVNSQILTKLRNENGQPGKHVLVERRAGVDGGDALMAEADDPATSKLAGLFDHVYHNANDAGYNAENPTLSESTLAALKVLGKNPNGFVLMIEGGAVDWASSANNMNQMIGEQKDYDNAVQTVINWVNDTANDSDWDNTLVIVTGDHETGYLTKNAGIFPSQPLGAVNSTTLAKEKIVSGTGGRRASWEDTDGDSIIDSGETFYWRWNSGGHSNSLIPLYARGAGSELFAAYDTNGPDTVRGYYINNTDVFLVMDGAISALSCTETGSISVTSGRTLHGNPVDLTSIVQTSSCPAQTNASIITKRDTWKYNGANNGNIGTTWKNTAYNDSGWNSGRGIFGYGETYITTTIGAPGQMSAYFRKTFTICDPNAVTSLKFNAAYDDGIAVYINGTLVIAQGVTGNPPAWNGGAAGHESYQTYQTFNLDAYTGLLVSGTIALWALPSCLPAILLRRNR; translated from the coding sequence ATGAGAAAAATAAAATGGTCATATATAAATGAGGACCGGACATACCGGATTTTAAGGTCTTCACTGCATATTTCTCTCATTATCGTTTTTTCGCTGTTGATGCCCGGCCGCGCGGATGTCTATGGGGGAAATGCAAAGTATATTATTCTGATGATCTCAGACGGCTGGGGAGCAAAACATATCGAGGCAACGAACACGTATACCGGGACAATTCCTCTCTATCAGGGCGATCCGGATTGGGCCAAATACTGGATGTCAACTTTCCCTGTTGGAGGCAGTTATGATTCGAATCAGGCCTGGTCGAATTTCAACTATGTGTTGACCGGCTTAACAGACAGCTCTGCCGCTGCTACCGCTCTTTATACCGGCTTCAAAACTGCAAACGGCCGGGTCACGGTCTCATCTGACGGCTCAACTGCTTTCTTGTCGATAGGTGAGGTTGCAAAAGAGTATGGCATGGCCGTAGGAGCTGTCAGCACGGTACCTGTTTCACATGCCACTCCGGGAACGTGGGTGGCCCATAATGATGATCGCGGCAATACTTTTGCCATAGCGGACGAGGGACTTTTCGGGGACCCGAACACCACAGGTACGGTCGCTACAGACCCGAAGTACGGAGGAGGCCACGGGCCGACAATACCGCCGGTGGACGTCCTTATCGGCGCAGGCAGTTCGGGTTATGTCAACAGTCAGATCCTCACTAAATTGAGAAATGAAAACGGCCAGCCGGGAAAGCATGTTCTTGTAGAACGGCGGGCAGGAGTAGACGGCGGAGACGCACTGATGGCTGAAGCCGATGATCCGGCCACCAGCAAATTAGCAGGATTATTTGATCATGTCTATCACAATGCAAACGATGCTGGATATAACGCGGAGAATCCGACCCTCTCTGAAAGCACCCTGGCAGCGTTAAAGGTGCTGGGCAAAAATCCAAACGGTTTCGTTCTCATGATCGAAGGCGGCGCTGTTGACTGGGCCTCCTCCGCAAATAATATGAACCAGATGATAGGCGAACAGAAAGACTATGACAATGCTGTCCAGACTGTGATCAACTGGGTAAACGACACTGCTAACGACAGCGACTGGGACAATACACTCGTTATTGTGACAGGGGACCACGAGACCGGTTATCTGACTAAAAATGCCGGGATATTTCCCAGCCAGCCTCTTGGCGCAGTTAACAGTACAACTCTCGCTAAAGAAAAAATTGTCTCCGGCACAGGGGGCCGCCGCGCAAGCTGGGAAGACACCGATGGAGACAGCATTATTGATTCTGGGGAGACCTTTTACTGGCGCTGGAACAGCGGCGGCCATTCAAACAGTCTTATACCACTTTATGCCCGGGGGGCCGGGTCTGAACTGTTTGCCGCCTATGACACAAATGGACCTGACACCGTGCGCGGCTATTATATTAATAATACGGACGTGTTTCTGGTCATGGATGGCGCCATTTCTGCTCTGAGCTGCACTGAAACGGGTTCTATCTCAGTAACTTCAGGCAGAACGCTTCATGGTAATCCGGTAGACCTTACCTCAATTGTTCAAACAAGCAGCTGTCCCGCGCAGACCAATGCGTCAATTATTACCAAACGGGACACGTGGAAATATAACGGCGCTAACAACGGCAACATCGGAACAACATGGAAAAATACTGCATATAATGACAGCGGGTGGAATTCGGGCAGAGGAATATTCGGATATGGAGAAACCTACATAACTACAACCATCGGCGCCCCCGGCCAGATGTCCGCGTACTTCCGTAAGACGTTTACTATATGCGACCCAAATGCGGTAACTTCTTTGAAATTTAATGCCGCGTATGACGACGGAATTGCCGTATATATTAACGGGACTCTGGTTATCGCTCAAGGCGTAACAGGGAACCCTCCGGCGTGGAACGGAGGGGCCGCAGGTCATGAATCATACCAGACGTATCAGACATTTAATCTTGACGCCTATACAGGCCTTCTTGTTTCAGGGACAATAGCATTATGGGCGCTTCCATCCTGTTTACCGGCAATTCTACTCAGGCGCAATCGGTAA